One window of the Lactococcus lactis genome contains the following:
- a CDS encoding MFS transporter, which translates to MKKESIFTPTFVINTLISFLFYIVFYVLTSSIGTYALQQLHQSTVVSLSLSSVFVIGALIGRVWTGINITRIGMKRLLYIGGLIFLVLTFGYYLTTNIPLLFLIRVIQGAGFGIGATASGTIAGHVVPASRRGEGIGYYALSVTLAAAVGPALSIMIYSSLGFGSLLGIALGLLVITFILIFFVRVKEFSAEERAYALAHEPKGVERYIEKSALPISIIAFLAGFIDSAILTGMGSFSTDLKIPLAGSLFFTMYAVLIFVSRPFTGRLFDTKGDNWIFNPTFIFFAVAMLLVGLAGFFSPAIGFVVLLIAGGAFGLGYGGVAPFGQAIAIRDSSKDRIGVATSTFFGFLDLGVGGGPIVLGAIIPMLGNGMLGFRNLYLYSAPAVVIVWIIYYLIHGKHQKSSSKV; encoded by the coding sequence ATGAAAAAAGAAAGTATTTTTACTCCTACTTTCGTTATTAACACGCTTATTAGTTTTTTATTTTATATTGTTTTTTACGTCTTAACCTCCTCAATAGGGACTTATGCGCTTCAACAACTTCATCAATCAACAGTTGTTAGTCTTTCTTTATCAAGCGTTTTTGTTATTGGAGCCCTGATTGGTCGGGTTTGGACAGGTATTAATATCACACGTATCGGAATGAAGCGATTGCTCTATATTGGTGGACTTATTTTTCTTGTTTTAACTTTTGGTTATTATTTGACAACTAATATTCCCTTACTCTTTTTGATTCGAGTGATTCAAGGCGCAGGTTTTGGGATTGGTGCAACAGCCTCAGGAACAATTGCAGGTCACGTTGTCCCTGCTTCACGTCGTGGTGAAGGAATTGGCTACTACGCTTTATCTGTTACCTTGGCAGCTGCAGTTGGTCCAGCCCTTTCAATCATGATTTACTCTTCACTTGGTTTTGGTTCTTTACTTGGAATTGCTCTTGGTTTGTTGGTTATTACCTTCATATTAATTTTCTTTGTTCGTGTCAAAGAATTTTCTGCAGAAGAGCGTGCCTATGCCCTGGCGCATGAACCTAAAGGTGTTGAACGATATATTGAAAAATCAGCTCTTCCTATTTCAATTATTGCCTTTTTAGCCGGATTTATTGACTCAGCTATTTTAACAGGAATGGGTTCATTTTCAACGGATCTTAAAATTCCACTTGCGGGATCATTATTCTTCACGATGTATGCCGTGTTAATCTTTGTTTCACGTCCATTCACAGGTCGTTTATTCGATACTAAAGGGGATAACTGGATTTTCAATCCAACATTTATTTTCTTTGCAGTGGCAATGCTTCTTGTTGGCTTAGCCGGTTTCTTCAGCCCAGCTATTGGCTTTGTTGTCTTATTAATTGCTGGTGGAGCCTTCGGTCTTGGTTACGGTGGTGTCGCTCCATTTGGTCAAGCAATTGCTATTCGTGATTCAAGTAAAGATCGTATCGGTGTTGCAACTTCTACCTTCTTTGGATTTTTAGATTTAGGTGTTGGTGGAGGACCTATTGTTCTTGGAGCAATTATTCCAATGCTTGGAAATGGTATGCTTGGTTTCAGAAATTTGTATCTTTACAGTGCTCCCGCAGTTGTAATTGTTTGGATTATATACTATCTCATTCATGGTAAACATCAAAAATCAAGTTCTAAAGTTTGA
- a CDS encoding universal stress protein encodes MEQKYSRILVGMDGSAESLKAFDEAVRVAKRNDAELILANVIEKRSFLAVNTYDTIAEEQHENGTKLLLQQFAKEALDEGLTNVRTLLEYGSPKVAMATKIPKQENVDLIVIGATGISYIERVVVGSVASYIVNHATCNTLIVRK; translated from the coding sequence ATGGAACAAAAATATTCAAGAATTTTAGTTGGTATGGATGGTTCAGCAGAATCACTTAAAGCATTTGATGAAGCAGTCAGAGTTGCTAAACGCAATGACGCTGAGCTCATCTTAGCCAACGTTATTGAAAAACGTTCATTTCTTGCCGTGAATACTTACGACACAATTGCCGAAGAACAGCATGAAAATGGAACAAAACTTTTATTGCAACAATTTGCTAAGGAAGCATTGGATGAAGGACTAACAAATGTTAGAACACTTTTGGAATATGGTTCACCTAAAGTAGCAATGGCAACAAAAATTCCTAAGCAAGAAAATGTTGATTTGATTGTAATTGGCGCAACAGGGATTAGTTATATAGAGCGTGTAGTTGTTGGTTCAGTTGCATCTTATATTGTTAATCATGCCACTTGCAATACACTCATCGTTAGAAAATAA
- a CDS encoding TetR/AcrR family transcriptional regulator, whose protein sequence is MVKSDDLRVKRTRKLISQAFFGLLRKKKFEKISIQEIADSAMINRATFYAHYADKQDLYDSLIDQFLASFTGILDEQNLVDGNNVHVKEIETVLSRFYEFVRDNPEIAQMITDRAHDQRLKNRFLEILSERYTELFEKLEVREKDVVVPNDFVISYISSILVGTLDWWVSTSTQMSAKDFAHLIIKLISNGHLTVLGVNINREN, encoded by the coding sequence ATGGTTAAATCAGATGATTTACGTGTGAAACGAACGAGAAAATTGATTAGTCAGGCTTTTTTTGGTTTGTTACGCAAGAAAAAATTTGAAAAGATTTCAATTCAAGAAATTGCCGATTCAGCCATGATTAATCGGGCAACTTTTTATGCTCATTATGCTGACAAACAAGATTTATATGATAGTTTGATTGACCAATTTTTAGCTAGCTTCACTGGCATTTTAGATGAACAAAATTTGGTTGATGGTAACAATGTTCATGTCAAAGAAATTGAAACTGTCTTGAGTCGTTTCTATGAATTTGTTCGCGATAATCCTGAAATTGCACAAATGATTACTGACAGAGCGCATGATCAACGATTAAAAAATCGATTTCTGGAGATTTTATCTGAACGCTATACCGAGTTATTTGAAAAACTGGAAGTTAGAGAAAAAGATGTTGTGGTTCCCAATGATTTTGTAATTTCTTACATCAGCTCGATTTTGGTGGGAACTTTAGACTGGTGGGTCAGCACTTCTACACAAATGTCTGCCAAAGATTTTGCTCATTTGATTATCAAATTAATTTCTAATGGCCATTTGACCGTCCTTGGGGTCAATATTAATCGCGAAAATTAA
- a CDS encoding pseudouridine synthase: MRLDKFLAESGLGSRSEVKILLKKGRVTVAGEVQRDGRFQVDKNSRQVAFDGEILDYQEYYYYLLNKPQGLVSATKDNLFKTVVQLLSEKDFREDIFPVGRLDKNTEGLLILTNDGALGHDLTQPKKHVEKEYFARIDGKVTDEIVNKFAEGLTLKNGEKARPGELFIENIYKGESQSGWISEIRVIIHEGKFHQVKRMFEAVEMYVLYLKRIRMGNLALDSDLALGAYRPLTTEEIENLKK, translated from the coding sequence ATGAGACTAGATAAATTTTTAGCAGAAAGTGGCCTCGGAAGCCGTAGTGAAGTCAAAATTCTATTGAAAAAAGGGCGCGTGACAGTTGCTGGGGAAGTTCAGCGAGACGGCAGGTTTCAAGTAGACAAGAATTCTAGACAAGTCGCCTTTGATGGTGAGATTTTAGATTACCAAGAATATTATTATTACTTATTAAATAAACCGCAAGGTCTTGTTTCTGCAACAAAAGATAATCTTTTTAAGACAGTTGTTCAATTATTATCGGAAAAAGATTTTCGTGAGGATATTTTTCCAGTCGGACGTTTAGATAAAAATACTGAGGGACTTTTAATTTTAACGAATGACGGAGCATTGGGACATGATTTAACTCAACCCAAAAAGCATGTTGAAAAAGAATACTTTGCGCGAATTGATGGAAAAGTTACTGACGAAATTGTCAATAAATTTGCTGAGGGCTTGACTCTAAAAAATGGAGAAAAAGCACGACCAGGAGAATTATTCATTGAAAATATTTACAAAGGGGAGAGTCAATCTGGCTGGATTAGTGAAATTCGTGTGATTATTCATGAAGGAAAATTTCATCAAGTCAAACGGATGTTTGAAGCTGTTGAAATGTACGTTCTCTATCTCAAACGCATTCGGATGGGCAATTTAGCATTGGATTCAGATTTAGCGCTAGGAGCCTATCGTCCTTTAACAACCGAAGAAATAGAAAATTTGAAAAAATAA
- the mnmE gene encoding tRNA uridine-5-carboxymethylaminomethyl(34) synthesis GTPase MnmE, giving the protein MTLTQEFDTIAAISTPLGEGAIAIVRLSGTDALKIAQSVYKGKNLTQVASHTINYGHIFEEKRLVDEVMVSVMRAPKTFTREDIVEINTHGGIAVTQEILQLLLRNGARLAEPGEFTKRAFLNGRIDLAQAESVMDLIRAKTDKAANIAVKQLDGSLSKMINNIRQEILESLAQVEVNIDYPEYDDVETMTSQMLLEKTAHFEQLLENLLSTAKRGKILREGLKTAIIGRPNVGKSSLLNQLLREEKAIVTDIAGTTRDVITEFANIGGVPLELVDTAGIRETDDLVEAIGVERSKKALAEADLVLLVLDASNELTDKDLELLELSKNSNRIVLLNKTDLPEKIDSTQISGDFIRISALKNENLNAVEEKINQIFFAGEIESKDATVLSNARHISIVEEALKALKEANSGLALGLPVDLIQVDVTRCWQLLGEITGEAAPDELITQLFSQFCLGK; this is encoded by the coding sequence ATGACATTAACACAAGAATTTGATACGATTGCGGCGATTTCGACACCGCTTGGTGAAGGAGCAATTGCCATTGTTCGTTTATCAGGGACAGATGCCCTAAAAATTGCTCAATCTGTCTATAAAGGAAAAAATTTAACTCAAGTTGCTAGCCATACGATTAATTATGGCCATATTTTTGAAGAAAAACGTCTCGTTGACGAAGTCATGGTTTCAGTCATGCGTGCGCCTAAAACATTTACACGCGAGGATATTGTTGAAATAAATACGCATGGTGGAATTGCAGTCACACAAGAAATTTTGCAATTACTTTTACGTAATGGCGCAAGACTCGCTGAACCTGGCGAATTTACCAAACGTGCCTTTTTAAATGGACGAATTGACTTGGCTCAGGCTGAATCTGTCATGGATTTAATTCGAGCTAAAACTGACAAAGCTGCCAACATTGCCGTAAAACAACTTGACGGAAGTCTTTCAAAAATGATTAATAACATTCGTCAAGAGATTCTCGAAAGTTTGGCACAAGTCGAGGTCAATATTGACTATCCAGAGTATGATGATGTGGAAACAATGACTTCACAAATGCTCCTTGAAAAAACGGCTCATTTTGAACAGCTTTTGGAAAATCTTTTATCAACAGCTAAACGCGGAAAAATTTTAAGAGAAGGTTTAAAAACGGCGATTATTGGTCGGCCAAACGTTGGAAAATCAAGTTTACTTAATCAATTGCTTCGTGAAGAAAAAGCCATTGTCACTGATATTGCTGGAACAACGCGCGATGTCATTACTGAATTTGCCAATATTGGCGGTGTTCCTCTTGAACTAGTGGATACTGCTGGTATTCGTGAAACAGATGATTTAGTCGAAGCGATTGGGGTTGAACGTTCTAAAAAAGCTTTGGCTGAAGCTGATTTAGTTTTACTCGTTTTAGATGCCTCAAATGAATTGACTGACAAAGATTTAGAGCTCTTAGAACTGTCTAAAAATTCAAATCGCATTGTTCTACTCAACAAAACCGACCTGCCAGAAAAAATTGATAGCACTCAAATTTCTGGTGATTTTATCCGAATTTCAGCTCTTAAAAATGAAAACTTAAATGCTGTTGAAGAAAAAATCAATCAAATTTTCTTTGCCGGTGAAATTGAATCCAAAGATGCAACGGTATTATCTAATGCCCGCCACATTTCAATTGTTGAAGAAGCTTTGAAGGCTCTTAAAGAAGCAAACTCTGGGCTTGCTCTGGGCTTACCTGTTGATTTAATTCAAGTGGATGTCACACGTTGTTGGCAATTACTTGGAGAAATCACAGGGGAAGCTGCCCCAGATGAATTGATTACACAACTTTTTTCACAATTTTGTTTGGGAAAATAA
- the recG gene encoding ATP-dependent DNA helicase RecG: MKLTDSVQFLKGVGPKSVENFHKLGIFTVQDLLLYFPFRYEDFASRSVFELVDGEKATIIGTVVTPANVQYYGFKRNRLSFKIKEGEAVVAVSFFNQPYLADKVEVGKEIAVYGKWEQAKQQLMGMKVVAQVDDGLEPVYHLTAGMKQSQLVKVIHQVFESDLLSELPENLPEFLIKKYRLMNRQEAVLAMHFPEDTEAHKQALRRVKFEELFMFQLKLQALKNKEKSGRAGLEVVFEQGEIDQKISELPFELTDAQLSALSEILTDMKSPYHMNRLLQGDVGSGKTVVASLAMYAACLANFQAAIMVPTEILARQHFANLKALFPELQISLLVSGLKVAERREILADLVSGHTHMVVGTHALIQEGVDFYNLGLVITDEQHRFGVNQRKILREKGQNPDVLMMTATPIPRTLAITAFGDMDVSIIDELPKGRQPITTRWVKHEQFSEVLSWIKAEVAKDSQVYFISPLIEESETLDLKNAEALFAELNEYFGLFAKIGLLHGKMKNDEKDQIMQEFKAKKLDILVSTTVIEVGVDVPNATIMVIMDADRFGLSQLHQLRGRVGRGTKKSYAILVANPKSDSGKQRMKIMTETQNGFILAEEDLKMRGSGEIFGLRQSGLPEFIAADLVNDYNILEVARKEAVEIFKNADEFPDLIAQVNVDGGFD; the protein is encoded by the coding sequence ATGAAATTAACAGATTCAGTGCAATTTTTAAAAGGTGTGGGACCGAAATCTGTGGAAAATTTCCATAAGTTAGGAATTTTCACGGTTCAAGATTTATTGCTTTATTTCCCTTTTCGTTATGAAGATTTCGCAAGTCGTTCGGTTTTTGAACTTGTTGACGGAGAAAAAGCAACAATTATTGGAACGGTAGTGACACCAGCTAATGTCCAGTATTACGGATTTAAACGTAATCGACTTTCATTTAAAATTAAAGAAGGTGAGGCCGTGGTTGCTGTCAGCTTTTTTAATCAACCTTATTTGGCTGACAAAGTGGAAGTTGGTAAGGAAATTGCAGTTTACGGAAAATGGGAGCAGGCAAAGCAACAACTGATGGGGATGAAAGTTGTGGCTCAGGTGGACGATGGCTTAGAACCTGTTTATCATTTGACAGCTGGTATGAAACAAAGTCAATTGGTCAAAGTAATTCATCAGGTTTTTGAATCAGACCTTCTATCAGAATTACCTGAGAACTTACCAGAATTTTTGATTAAAAAATATCGTCTGATGAACCGGCAAGAAGCCGTTTTGGCTATGCATTTTCCTGAAGATACGGAAGCTCATAAGCAGGCTTTACGTCGTGTAAAATTTGAAGAATTATTCATGTTTCAGTTGAAATTACAGGCGTTAAAAAATAAAGAAAAGTCGGGCCGAGCAGGATTAGAAGTTGTTTTTGAGCAAGGAGAAATTGATCAGAAGATTTCTGAATTACCTTTTGAACTGACAGATGCTCAATTAAGCGCTTTGTCAGAGATTCTGACGGATATGAAATCTCCTTATCACATGAATCGACTTTTGCAAGGTGATGTGGGTTCTGGTAAAACAGTTGTTGCTTCCCTTGCCATGTACGCGGCTTGTTTGGCGAATTTTCAAGCAGCAATTATGGTACCAACGGAAATCCTTGCCCGTCAGCATTTTGCAAACTTGAAAGCTCTTTTTCCAGAATTGCAAATTTCACTTTTGGTTTCGGGTTTGAAAGTGGCAGAGCGCCGCGAGATTTTGGCTGATTTAGTTAGTGGTCATACACATATGGTAGTTGGAACTCATGCACTAATTCAAGAAGGGGTCGATTTTTATAATTTGGGTCTTGTGATTACAGATGAACAACACCGTTTCGGAGTTAATCAGCGAAAAATTTTACGAGAAAAAGGGCAAAATCCAGATGTTCTAATGATGACAGCTACACCCATTCCAAGAACGCTTGCGATTACGGCTTTTGGGGATATGGATGTTTCAATTATTGATGAACTACCCAAGGGACGTCAACCCATTACTACAAGGTGGGTCAAACATGAACAATTTTCCGAAGTTTTAAGTTGGATAAAAGCAGAGGTTGCTAAAGATTCACAGGTTTATTTTATTTCACCTTTAATTGAGGAAAGTGAAACGTTGGACCTGAAAAACGCAGAAGCTCTTTTTGCGGAATTAAATGAATACTTTGGATTATTTGCCAAAATTGGTCTTTTACATGGAAAAATGAAAAATGATGAAAAAGACCAAATCATGCAAGAATTTAAGGCTAAAAAATTAGATATTTTGGTTTCAACAACAGTGATTGAAGTGGGAGTTGACGTTCCTAATGCTACCATTATGGTGATTATGGATGCTGACCGCTTTGGACTTTCGCAGCTTCACCAATTGCGTGGTCGTGTTGGTCGGGGAACAAAAAAATCTTATGCCATTTTAGTAGCAAATCCTAAGTCCGATTCAGGAAAACAACGGATGAAAATTATGACAGAAACACAAAATGGTTTTATTTTAGCCGAAGAAGATTTGAAAATGCGTGGTTCTGGAGAGATTTTTGGACTTCGTCAGTCAGGACTTCCAGAATTTATTGCGGCTGATTTAGTCAATGATTATAATATTTTAGAAGTGGCTAGAAAAGAAGCAGTTGAAATTTTTAAAAATGCAGATGAGTTTCCTGATTTGATTGCTCAAGTTAATGTTGACGGGGGCTTTGATTGA
- a CDS encoding alkylphosphonate utilization protein, which produces MHCSSEYTYELSDTSFGCSECGNEFTLEEIEAAGKFIVLDSLGNELETGNDLVIVQDLPVKGMPKPIKQGTKVKNIRINPEGKNEHFIDSKIPGFGAIALKGSVVKKA; this is translated from the coding sequence ATTCATTGTTCAAGTGAATATACTTATGAATTATCAGATACGAGCTTTGGCTGTTCTGAATGTGGAAATGAATTTACTCTTGAGGAAATTGAGGCAGCTGGAAAATTTATTGTCCTTGATAGTTTAGGAAATGAGTTAGAAACTGGGAATGACCTTGTTATTGTACAAGATTTGCCAGTTAAGGGAATGCCAAAACCAATTAAGCAGGGAACAAAAGTGAAAAACATTCGCATTAATCCAGAAGGGAAAAATGAACATTTTATTGATTCAAAAATTCCGGGCTTTGGAGCAATTGCTTTGAAGGGTTCAGTTGTTAAGAAAGCATAA
- a CDS encoding tyrosine-type recombinase/integrase: MNIKEYIKKDGTKVYRANVYIGVDVLTGKQVRTSVTAKSKKMCETKAHQVINDFINNGQTIARKKVSFDNFESLALSWFESYKLTVKANSIRIVNNNLKVYILPELGAYRVDRINPVLLQTIVNKWAKNANTAKIVNGKRERGKCKDYKVMVNIIKRILDYGIQLGAIEENPATKVFPPKLKIREVSKIKYFDNEELKQFLTYLDTLETTPTNKRRITLYRFLLATGLRIGEALALSWSDVDFIDKSVSVSKTMIQAQGVQNMPKTKESNRAIALDNDTIKMLKEWKKCQNNNTVRLIDLPIFSYNGKTYTYINEVTQLKKHFARANVPNIGFHGFRHTHASLLMNNDVNPKEIQRRLGHADYAITMNTYSHLSKSKEKETAEKFGDILKAL; encoded by the coding sequence ATGAATATTAAAGAATATATAAAAAAAGACGGTACAAAGGTGTACCGCGCTAACGTCTATATAGGTGTGGACGTCCTGACTGGTAAGCAAGTGCGAACAAGCGTAACCGCAAAAAGTAAAAAGATGTGTGAAACTAAAGCACATCAAGTTATAAACGATTTTATCAATAACGGTCAAACAATTGCAAGAAAAAAAGTTTCTTTTGATAACTTTGAGTCTTTGGCTTTAAGCTGGTTTGAAAGTTATAAGCTGACTGTTAAAGCCAACAGCATAAGGATAGTAAACAATAACTTAAAAGTTTATATATTGCCCGAACTTGGCGCGTATAGAGTTGATAGAATTAATCCCGTGTTATTACAAACAATCGTTAATAAATGGGCAAAGAATGCGAACACGGCCAAAATAGTAAACGGCAAGCGCGAACGCGGTAAGTGTAAAGATTATAAAGTTATGGTCAATATCATTAAACGTATTCTTGACTATGGTATACAGTTAGGGGCTATTGAAGAAAATCCAGCTACTAAAGTTTTTCCGCCAAAACTCAAAATTAGAGAAGTTTCAAAAATAAAATACTTTGATAATGAAGAACTTAAACAATTTCTAACATACTTAGACACTTTGGAAACAACGCCAACAAATAAAAGGCGTATAACTTTATACCGCTTTTTACTTGCTACTGGTTTACGTATTGGGGAGGCTTTGGCGCTGTCATGGTCTGATGTTGATTTTATTGATAAGTCTGTATCTGTGAGCAAAACAATGATACAAGCGCAGGGAGTGCAAAACATGCCCAAAACGAAAGAGAGTAACAGGGCGATCGCTTTGGACAATGACACTATTAAAATGCTGAAAGAGTGGAAGAAGTGCCAAAATAATAATACTGTTAGGCTTATAGATTTGCCGATATTCTCGTACAATGGGAAGACATACACTTATATAAATGAAGTAACTCAACTAAAAAAACATTTTGCGCGTGCCAACGTTCCTAATATTGGCTTCCACGGCTTTCGTCATACTCATGCCAGCCTTTTAATGAATAATGACGTAAACCCTAAAGAGATACAAAGACGGCTTGGACATGCCGACTATGCTATCACAATGAACACATACAGCCACTTATCCAAAAGTAAAGAAAAAGAGACCGCTGAAAAGTTCGGCGACATCTTAAAAGCATTATGA
- a CDS encoding helix-turn-helix domain-containing protein, with product MTVNRLNALRKERGLTLKELSAELSKIGIKATHSQLGYWEKGERSPRSENTWKQLADFFDVSESYLLGYSDYRKTPDERLKGKIAEDSLKAEELKKDIQELQKLYDDLKDEYERFLKEPFNTIEGTTLYKILCMYERIKLANSSVEYKKDEFIDSYETYLKDFAEELYRNHSELGFIQEDIANNTRLLEGVLKGSIFSLSDRINPDFEKNGKSQKEISEELKVIPYVLNYEATMKVVEYAKMLSERDENIFNPPTNVNKIKK from the coding sequence ATGACCGTTAATAGATTAAATGCACTACGAAAAGAGAGAGGACTAACATTAAAAGAGCTGAGCGCTGAACTTAGTAAAATAGGGATAAAGGCTACTCATAGTCAACTAGGATATTGGGAGAAAGGTGAACGTTCTCCCAGAAGTGAAAATACATGGAAACAACTTGCAGATTTTTTTGATGTATCTGAAAGCTATTTATTAGGCTACTCAGATTATCGAAAAACTCCAGACGAAAGATTGAAAGGAAAAATAGCTGAGGATAGCTTGAAAGCCGAGGAGTTAAAAAAAGATATACAAGAACTCCAAAAACTGTATGACGATTTAAAAGATGAGTATGAACGATTTTTAAAGGAACCTTTCAATACCATAGAGGGTACAACGCTTTACAAAATCTTATGTATGTATGAAAGAATAAAGCTCGCCAATAGTTCGGTAGAATATAAAAAAGATGAATTTATAGACTCCTATGAAACATACTTAAAAGACTTTGCTGAGGAACTTTATAGAAACCATTCTGAACTAGGATTTATTCAAGAGGACATCGCTAACAACACTAGATTACTTGAAGGCGTGTTAAAAGGAAGTATTTTTTCGTTAAGCGATAGAATAAACCCTGACTTTGAAAAAAATGGTAAATCTCAAAAAGAAATATCAGAAGAACTGAAAGTTATACCATATGTTTTGAACTATGAAGCCACTATGAAAGTGGTTGAATATGCCAAAATGCTAAGTGAAAGAGATGAAAATATATTTAATCCCCCTACTAACGTAAACAAAATAAAAAAATGA
- a CDS encoding Rha family transcriptional regulator, with product MKDLAFLTSPDMSKAEVVTNHVVIAEYAGLNKISVRKLIDNNKQDLEELGILSFEMTKPIKGSTGGRPTKIYQLNRNQAMLLITWLDNTEPVRAFKLALVKRFNEMEKELQARKIARAVEKQKGVNLHQSISEWVHYPRHGNTWHTIIRSLLATTATGLTKKQIQARDTDWRKEKTLLDLLDSVEMERYKMLESIAIAMIEAGSDYEPLKVAIKATMTTKKVHTDQSKDF from the coding sequence ATGAAAGACTTAGCATTTTTAACCAGTCCTGACATGAGTAAAGCGGAAGTTGTAACTAACCATGTCGTTATTGCTGAATATGCAGGACTTAATAAAATTTCAGTTCGTAAACTGATTGATAACAATAAACAAGACCTTGAAGAGCTAGGGATATTGTCATTTGAAATGACAAAACCTATTAAAGGTTCAACTGGTGGACGTCCAACAAAAATTTATCAACTCAATCGTAACCAAGCTATGTTACTTATTACATGGCTAGACAATACCGAACCAGTTCGAGCTTTTAAACTAGCTCTTGTAAAACGATTTAATGAAATGGAAAAAGAGCTTCAGGCACGAAAGATTGCAAGAGCAGTCGAGAAACAAAAAGGTGTTAATCTTCATCAATCTATTTCAGAATGGGTACACTATCCACGTCATGGCAATACATGGCACACCATTATTAGAAGTTTGCTTGCTACTACTGCGACAGGACTAACCAAGAAGCAAATTCAAGCTAGAGATACTGACTGGAGAAAAGAAAAAACGCTCCTAGACCTCCTTGATTCGGTGGAAATGGAACGTTACAAAATGCTTGAAAGTATCGCAATAGCAATGATTGAAGCTGGTTCCGATTACGAACCACTCAAAGTTGCTATTAAAGCTACAATGACAACAAAAAAAGTCCACACCGACCAAAGTAAAGACTTTTAA
- a CDS encoding HTH domain-containing protein translates to MKITDLQKLDQNIIKFLAEHRGIDRAIKGRNLAQNLNIDFRTLQGRIEYLHKQGCAIGSIDNGYFIPTNEDERRAGIIKKQRTGIAINNAVNGYTLAELDWIDQLFEEVDY, encoded by the coding sequence ATGAAGATAACTGACTTACAGAAATTAGACCAAAACATTATTAAATTTCTTGCTGAACATCGAGGAATTGACCGAGCTATCAAAGGTAGAAATTTAGCACAAAACCTTAACATTGATTTTCGTACCTTACAAGGTCGCATTGAGTACCTCCATAAGCAAGGTTGCGCCATTGGTTCAATTGATAACGGCTATTTTATTCCAACTAACGAAGACGAGCGCAGAGCTGGCATTATCAAGAAACAACGCACAGGCATAGCGATTAATAATGCAGTCAATGGCTATACGCTTGCAGAACTTGATTGGATTGACCAACTCTTTGAGGAGGTTGACTATTGA